From one [Ruminococcus] lactaris ATCC 29176 genomic stretch:
- a CDS encoding sensor histidine kinase, protein MIRKNYQIKKEAELFAGKVEDTLEAIITGRGWKAEEELEDSLWGRTGTQLEKAESVFWQKEEDSFREKEIVKGLIADISHQTRTPVANMKLYTELLEDEVVSQNGKIFISKIKEQMEKIDFLMQSMLKMSRLETGIIQIQKKDKNLYETIHHAVADLVPEAASKSIDLYVKSDENIVIGHDSKWTEEAIHNILDNAIKYTEPGGKISIQTEKQELFFKVSISDTGKGIAAERQAEIFTRFYREPEVHEKPGAGIGLYLARKIMEIQKGYIEVQSEAGQGATFNLYFPVGKV, encoded by the coding sequence ATGATACGGAAAAATTATCAGATAAAAAAAGAAGCAGAACTATTTGCGGGAAAAGTAGAAGATACCCTGGAAGCGATCATAACGGGAAGAGGATGGAAAGCAGAAGAAGAGCTGGAGGACAGTCTTTGGGGGCGAACCGGAACGCAGTTGGAGAAAGCAGAATCTGTATTTTGGCAAAAAGAAGAAGATAGCTTCAGGGAAAAAGAAATAGTAAAAGGACTGATTGCCGATATTTCACATCAGACAAGAACCCCTGTTGCCAATATGAAGTTATATACGGAACTTCTTGAAGATGAAGTAGTCTCACAAAATGGAAAAATATTTATTTCAAAAATTAAAGAACAGATGGAAAAAATTGATTTCTTAATGCAGAGCATGCTAAAAATGTCGAGACTTGAAACCGGAATTATCCAGATACAGAAAAAAGACAAAAATTTGTATGAGACCATCCACCATGCAGTTGCAGATCTTGTACCGGAGGCAGCATCGAAAAGCATTGATCTGTATGTGAAGAGTGATGAAAATATAGTCATCGGTCATGACAGTAAATGGACGGAGGAAGCAATTCATAACATCCTGGATAATGCAATCAAATATACGGAGCCTGGTGGAAAAATAAGTATTCAGACAGAGAAGCAGGAGTTATTTTTTAAGGTCAGCATTTCTGATACGGGAAAAGGAATCGCTGCGGAAAGACAGGCAGAAATATTTACAAGATTTTATCGTGAACCGGAAGTGCATGAGAAACCGGGAGCCGGAATCGGATTATATCTTGCGAGAAAGATAATGGAGATTCAGAAAGGCTATATTGAAGTTCAGTCCGAAGCAGGACAGGGAGCAACTTTTAATCTGTATTTTCCGGTGGGAAAAGTGTAA
- a CDS encoding ABC transporter ATP-binding protein: MKEYIVETKSLKKYYQMGENTVKALDGVDFRVKAREFVAIIGKSGSGKSTLLHMLGGLDEPTDGSVLIDGKILSGLKKEQLAILRRRKIGFIFQNYNLVPDLNVYENVVLPVELDGRKVDEEYVSEILELLGLSKKKDAFPGNLSGGQQQRVAIARAVAAKPVIILADEPTGNLDSATSHEVLGLLKMAARQFSQTIILITHDRDIAQLADRIVHIEDGKIVGNTGKGSELHA; this comes from the coding sequence ATGAAAGAATACATTGTAGAGACAAAAAGTCTGAAAAAATATTATCAGATGGGTGAAAATACAGTAAAGGCATTAGATGGTGTTGATTTCCGCGTGAAAGCCAGGGAATTTGTTGCAATTATTGGGAAAAGCGGGTCCGGAAAAAGCACGCTTCTGCATATGCTGGGAGGACTGGATGAGCCGACAGATGGAAGTGTGCTGATTGATGGAAAGATTCTGAGCGGGTTGAAAAAAGAGCAGTTGGCGATCTTACGAAGGAGAAAGATTGGTTTTATTTTTCAGAATTATAATCTTGTACCGGATCTGAATGTATATGAAAATGTTGTTCTTCCGGTGGAACTGGACGGAAGAAAAGTGGATGAGGAATATGTAAGCGAAATACTGGAACTTTTAGGATTGTCAAAGAAAAAGGATGCTTTCCCGGGAAATTTATCCGGCGGACAGCAGCAGAGAGTTGCGATTGCCAGGGCTGTTGCGGCAAAGCCGGTCATAATCCTTGCAGATGAACCGACCGGCAACCTGGATTCGGCTACCAGTCATGAGGTGCTTGGACTTCTGAAGATGGCAGCCCGACAATTCAGTCAGACGATCATCCTGATCACGCATGACAGGGACATTGCACAGCTTGCAGACCGTATTGTACATATTGAAGATGGGAAGATCGTGGGCAATACCGGGAAAGGGAGTGAACTTCATGCTTAA
- a CDS encoding ABC transporter permease — translation MLKNPNYKVIRRMAWRNLKANGRKTITLFLAVLLSSFLIFTIFTVGNSYFKLQKLQNIRMSGADFDAIMYGVTEEQRQICENAPEIILTGTIGICGWVEKTEKDSTPNVGLVWADDGYWTQMMESVREKLEGKYPKAFNEIMVTKEALKECGYEDLTVGDTLTMSYGTYSGTATGSFRISGIWDGYGPKKQFYVSKEFYDQSGWQLSQSASGRYFIDFKQKLMTQKEQKAFIERMNLGKQQSLFFTEDPGTSLQILAGLLGLSAVTCLCAYLLIYNIMHLSVAGKVRYYGLLQTIGMTETQIKRMMKEQMLLLGLAGTGTGCLLGVLVSFFLIPVVIKSLGIKSSYVGSVMICFHPVILIATVLLVGTTIFLAARKPVKMAANISPMEALGYRAAGKGGKAGRKGNIIRRLSWGQFTKDKKRTTVVILSLATSLSVYLCITTMLDSQAARTIVSNSMDTDLLIKNDTALKENVAERKNILDESLIKSIRETDGVSKVHSMIFTEITVPWEPDFAEMWMEEFYAKWMSIPYSKEKEEYQNHPEKFKSSLIGIGEAEFDYLNKSLEHPVKKEEFLSGKVCIIYRNGLDFTDAELTGKKVTCTLYGDQQMTKTFTIKGITDESYYMAILGYPPTIITSDRVVRSFADQCITLKTSIKYQKEYDRNTEKKLLALLQEDENANDFSWESKIEEADEIRKAQGSMPQLGMGIVLILALIGIMNYMNNFVANVQNRMIYLSVMESIGMTPKQLLGMLIREGLFYVCGAWAVTLTAGMGVTYFLYQSMNYRGVAFSIPLMPILLAVLVSFLTGVSVPVFTWMVLEKSGTVVERIRGII, via the coding sequence ATGCTTAAAAATCCGAATTATAAAGTAATCCGAAGGATGGCGTGGAGAAATTTGAAAGCGAATGGGAGAAAGACCATAACTCTGTTTCTTGCAGTACTCCTTTCCTCTTTTCTGATCTTTACAATATTTACGGTTGGAAATTCCTATTTCAAACTTCAGAAACTTCAGAATATCCGTATGTCAGGGGCTGATTTTGATGCGATCATGTATGGTGTGACAGAGGAACAAAGACAGATATGTGAAAATGCTCCAGAGATTATTCTGACCGGTACAATAGGGATCTGTGGATGGGTAGAAAAGACAGAGAAAGATTCCACACCCAATGTGGGGCTGGTCTGGGCAGATGATGGATACTGGACACAGATGATGGAGTCGGTGAGAGAAAAGCTGGAAGGAAAATATCCGAAAGCTTTCAATGAAATCATGGTGACAAAAGAAGCTTTGAAAGAATGCGGTTATGAAGATCTGACAGTAGGTGATACACTTACTATGTCCTATGGGACATATAGCGGGACTGCTACAGGGAGTTTCCGGATCAGTGGCATCTGGGACGGGTATGGACCAAAGAAGCAGTTTTATGTCTCAAAAGAATTTTACGATCAGTCAGGCTGGCAGCTTTCACAGTCTGCTTCGGGGCGTTATTTTATTGATTTTAAGCAAAAACTCATGACACAAAAAGAACAGAAAGCCTTTATCGAACGGATGAATCTGGGAAAGCAGCAGTCTCTCTTTTTCACTGAAGATCCTGGCACATCGTTACAGATCCTGGCAGGGCTGCTCGGGCTGAGTGCGGTTACGTGTTTGTGTGCGTATCTGCTTATTTATAATATCATGCATCTTTCAGTAGCAGGAAAAGTCCGTTATTATGGTCTGCTTCAGACCATTGGAATGACAGAAACGCAGATCAAAAGAATGATGAAGGAGCAGATGCTGCTGCTCGGCCTTGCCGGAACGGGAACAGGATGTCTGCTGGGAGTGCTGGTATCCTTTTTCCTGATCCCTGTAGTGATAAAATCTCTGGGGATCAAAAGCAGCTATGTCGGTTCTGTTATGATCTGCTTTCATCCGGTTATTTTGATCGCAACGGTTCTGCTTGTCGGAACTACGATTTTCCTTGCAGCCAGAAAACCTGTAAAAATGGCTGCAAATATCTCTCCGATGGAGGCACTTGGTTATCGGGCAGCCGGAAAAGGCGGAAAGGCAGGAAGAAAAGGAAACATAATACGGAGACTTTCGTGGGGACAGTTTACAAAAGACAAAAAGCGGACTACTGTAGTAATCCTGTCGCTTGCCACCAGTTTATCGGTATATCTCTGCATTACGACAATGCTGGACAGTCAGGCAGCAAGAACAATCGTGTCGAATAGTATGGACACGGATCTGCTGATCAAAAATGATACGGCACTAAAAGAAAATGTGGCAGAACGAAAAAATATTCTGGATGAATCTCTGATAAAATCAATCCGTGAGACAGACGGAGTTTCAAAAGTTCATTCTATGATATTTACAGAGATCACAGTTCCGTGGGAACCGGATTTCGCTGAAATGTGGATGGAAGAATTTTATGCAAAATGGATGAGTATTCCATACAGTAAGGAAAAGGAAGAGTATCAGAATCATCCTGAAAAATTCAAGTCTTCCCTGATTGGAATTGGTGAAGCAGAATTTGATTATCTGAATAAAAGTCTTGAGCATCCAGTGAAGAAAGAAGAATTTCTTTCGGGAAAAGTATGTATTATTTACCGGAATGGACTGGATTTTACGGATGCTGAGCTTACAGGAAAAAAGGTGACCTGTACTCTGTATGGAGATCAGCAGATGACAAAAACTTTTACCATAAAAGGCATTACGGATGAAAGCTATTATATGGCAATTTTGGGATATCCGCCTACGATCATAACAAGTGATCGGGTAGTGCGGTCATTTGCAGATCAGTGCATTACATTAAAGACCAGTATCAAATACCAGAAAGAATATGACAGAAATACAGAGAAGAAGCTTCTGGCATTATTACAGGAAGATGAGAATGCGAACGATTTCTCCTGGGAATCAAAAATAGAAGAAGCAGACGAGATCAGAAAAGCACAGGGAAGTATGCCACAGTTAGGAATGGGAATTGTACTGATCCTGGCGTTGATCGGGATCATGAATTATATGAATAATTTTGTCGCAAATGTGCAGAACCGGATGATATACCTTTCGGTGATGGAAAGCATTGGAATGACTCCGAAACAGCTTTTGGGAATGCTTATAAGGGAAGGACTCTTCTATGTATGTGGTGCATGGGCTGTTACATTGACAGCAGGAATGGGAGTAACTTATTTTCTCTATCAGTCAATGAATTACCGTGGAGTTGCGTTTTCAATTCCACTGATGCCGATCCTGCTGGCAGTGCTGGTAAGTTTTCTGACCGGTGTTTCAGTTCCTGTATTTACATGGATGGTTTTGGAAAAAAGTGGTACGGTTGTTGAGCGGATTAGAGGGATTATTTAA
- a CDS encoding deoxyuridine 5'-triphosphate nucleotidohydrolase translates to MNRIAKFEKVSIGQFTAAWKDTFQERSEEKIREIYETLKLPQRATAGSAGYDFFAPVDLVLAPGETIKIPTGVRVWMEQDWVLKCYPRSGLGFKYRLQLNNTVGIIDSDYYNSDNEGHIFAKLTNDSNEDKTVTVHAGEGFMQGIFVQYGITVDDEASAVRNGGFGSTTK, encoded by the coding sequence ATGAACAGAATTGCAAAATTTGAAAAAGTGAGTATCGGGCAGTTTACTGCGGCATGGAAAGATACATTTCAGGAACGGTCCGAAGAAAAGATCCGTGAGATTTATGAGACATTAAAATTGCCGCAGCGTGCAACAGCCGGAAGTGCGGGATATGATTTCTTTGCACCGGTGGATCTGGTTCTTGCACCGGGAGAGACGATCAAGATTCCTACAGGAGTGCGTGTATGGATGGAGCAGGACTGGGTACTGAAATGCTATCCGAGAAGCGGTCTTGGATTCAAGTACAGATTACAGTTGAACAATACCGTCGGAATTATTGACAGTGACTATTATAATTCTGACAATGAGGGTCATATTTTTGCGAAACTGACTAATGACTCCAACGAAGATAAGACTGTAACGGTGCATGCCGGTGAAGGATTTATGCAGGGAATTTTTGTACAGTATGGTATTACTGTAGATGATGAAGCATCGGCTGTCAGAAATGGCGGATTTGGAAGTACGACAAAGTAG
- a CDS encoding transglutaminase-like domain-containing protein gives MEKYLKETMMLDYSNEKIQQLIKERKWNELDEFECIRDIYNFVRDEILFGYNIDDSLPASKVLADGFGQCNTKGTLFMALLRACNIPCRIHGFMIDKKLQKGAMTGIVYKNAPQKVFHSWVEVYHENQWYELEGYILDIMYLRKLQNKNKKCTGTFCGYGVAVKDFQNPTIDFNRNNTYIQSEGITQDFGIYDSPDDLLQVHHQEMSAVKAFMYKHLGRHLMNRNVKKIRNL, from the coding sequence ATGGAAAAATATTTGAAAGAAACAATGATGCTGGATTATTCAAATGAAAAAATACAGCAGTTGATTAAAGAGAGAAAATGGAATGAGCTGGATGAATTTGAGTGCATCAGAGACATATACAATTTTGTAAGAGATGAAATATTGTTCGGATACAATATAGATGACAGTCTTCCTGCATCAAAAGTTCTGGCTGATGGTTTTGGTCAGTGCAACACAAAAGGAACGCTGTTTATGGCATTGCTGAGAGCGTGCAATATTCCTTGCAGGATTCATGGATTTATGATTGATAAAAAGCTGCAAAAGGGTGCAATGACAGGGATTGTATATAAAAATGCACCACAAAAAGTATTTCATAGCTGGGTTGAGGTTTATCACGAAAACCAATGGTATGAATTAGAAGGATATATTCTTGATATTATGTATTTGAGAAAATTGCAAAATAAGAACAAAAAATGCACAGGTACTTTTTGTGGATACGGCGTAGCAGTTAAGGATTTTCAAAATCCGACCATTGACTTTAACCGAAATAATACATATATCCAAAGCGAGGGAATTACTCAGGATTTCGGAATATATGATTCACCCGACGATTTACTTCAAGTACATCATCAGGAAATGTCAGCAGTTAAAGCATTTATGTATAAGCATTTGGGCAGGCATTTGATGAATAGAAATGTTAAAAAAATCAGAAACCTATAA
- a CDS encoding aminotransferase class I/II-fold pyridoxal phosphate-dependent enzyme has translation MNVSKIQFSEMVNGFKTGIFATLNEKKEELIKEGRKVYNLSVGTPDFKPAPHVMKAMQDACKDPENYKYALADLPELLKAVQYRYEKRFGVRVETDEIMSVYGSQECMAHIGMVFCNPGDTILVPNPGYPMFEMSGIMAKANLEYYTIKEENGYLPDLDHIPEETLKRAKYMIVSYPLNPVCVCAPDEFYPKLIDFAKKNEIVILHDNAYSDIIYTRKQGRSFLSFEGAKEVGVEFYSLSKSYNLTGARISFVVGNREIIEKFRTLRSQIDYGIFLPIQYAAIAALTGPDDFIEEQRQQYEARNRALCGGLRKIGWNVPDSQGTMFVWAKIPEGYESSADFCIRLMERTGVIVTPGSAFGSEGEGYVRMALVVDEQMIAEIIRVLDESGIFKD, from the coding sequence ATGAATGTGAGTAAGATACAGTTTTCGGAGATGGTGAATGGATTTAAGACCGGGATTTTTGCCACGCTGAATGAAAAAAAAGAGGAACTGATCAAAGAGGGAAGAAAAGTGTATAATCTTTCTGTGGGGACACCGGATTTCAAGCCGGCTCCGCACGTAATGAAAGCAATGCAGGACGCCTGTAAAGATCCTGAGAATTATAAGTATGCACTGGCGGATCTCCCTGAACTTCTAAAGGCAGTTCAGTACCGTTATGAAAAGAGATTCGGAGTCAGAGTAGAGACCGATGAGATCATGTCGGTGTACGGATCACAGGAGTGTATGGCACATATTGGTATGGTGTTCTGCAATCCGGGAGATACGATCCTTGTGCCGAATCCAGGATATCCGATGTTTGAGATGAGCGGGATCATGGCGAAGGCGAATCTGGAGTATTATACGATCAAAGAAGAAAATGGATATCTGCCGGATTTGGATCATATTCCTGAAGAGACGTTGAAGCGTGCAAAATATATGATCGTTTCTTATCCGCTGAATCCGGTCTGCGTCTGTGCACCGGATGAGTTTTATCCGAAACTGATCGATTTTGCAAAAAAGAACGAGATCGTGATACTTCATGATAATGCGTATTCTGATATTATTTATACAAGAAAGCAGGGCAGATCCTTTTTATCATTTGAAGGGGCGAAAGAAGTCGGAGTAGAATTTTATTCCTTATCCAAGTCTTATAATCTGACAGGAGCAAGGATTTCTTTCGTTGTAGGAAACCGGGAGATCATTGAGAAATTCCGTACACTCCGCTCTCAGATCGATTATGGCATTTTCCTGCCGATCCAGTATGCGGCGATCGCAGCACTGACCGGACCGGATGATTTTATTGAAGAACAGCGGCAGCAGTATGAGGCAAGAAACCGTGCATTATGTGGCGGTCTCAGAAAGATTGGATGGAATGTGCCGGACAGCCAGGGAACGATGTTCGTATGGGCGAAGATCCCGGAGGGATATGAATCTTCAGCCGATTTCTGTATCAGACTGATGGAGCGTACCGGAGTGATCGTGACACCGGGAAGTGCATTTGGAAGTGAAGGCGAAGGTTATGTGAGAATGGCACTGGTTGTGGACGAGCAGATGATCGCAGAGATCATCCGGGTGCTGGATGAGTCGGGAATTTTTAAAGACTGA
- a CDS encoding glycosyltransferase family 2 protein, with protein MKLISIIVPCLNEQEVIPIFYRTVTEVLDSLENAEYELLFVDDGSDDRTLKVLKELKKKDRRCRYLSFTRNFGKEAAIYAGLTHAKGDYVGLMDVDLQDPPKFLGEMYRTLETGEYDCVAARRTDRAGERRIRSFFSAMFYKVINKISKIEFVEGARDYRLMTRKMRDAVLKMGEYNRFSKGLFSWVGFRTKWLSYHNVERAAGETKWSFGKLLRYSLDGIMGFSTLPLSLSSYGGIFFCGAAFLAILFLVVRYLIWHDPVQGWTTLMCAMLLISGVQLLCVGILGQYLARIYLEVKNRPVYLLKETDEEETENEG; from the coding sequence ATGAAACTGATCAGTATCATTGTTCCCTGCCTGAATGAGCAGGAAGTTATCCCGATTTTTTACAGAACCGTGACAGAAGTGTTGGACAGTCTGGAAAATGCAGAATACGAGCTTCTGTTCGTGGATGATGGCTCCGATGACCGGACTCTTAAGGTGTTAAAGGAACTGAAGAAAAAGGATAGAAGATGCCGGTATCTTTCTTTTACGCGAAACTTCGGGAAAGAAGCCGCTATTTATGCAGGACTCACCCATGCGAAAGGGGATTATGTAGGGCTGATGGATGTGGATCTGCAGGATCCGCCAAAGTTCCTTGGGGAAATGTACCGGACGCTGGAGACTGGTGAGTATGACTGTGTGGCAGCAAGGAGGACAGACCGGGCAGGGGAAAGACGGATCCGGTCATTTTTCTCTGCCATGTTTTATAAAGTGATCAACAAGATCTCTAAGATTGAATTTGTGGAAGGTGCCAGAGATTATCGGCTGATGACCCGGAAGATGAGAGATGCTGTGTTAAAGATGGGGGAATACAACCGTTTTTCCAAGGGATTGTTCAGCTGGGTAGGATTTCGGACGAAATGGCTTTCTTATCACAACGTAGAACGGGCGGCAGGGGAAACGAAATGGTCATTCGGGAAACTGCTCCGGTATTCGCTGGATGGTATCATGGGATTTTCCACACTTCCTTTGTCCCTGTCTTCCTACGGTGGAATTTTTTTCTGTGGGGCTGCGTTCCTGGCAATCCTGTTTTTGGTTGTCAGGTATCTGATCTGGCACGACCCGGTGCAGGGCTGGACTACTCTGATGTGTGCTATGCTTCTGATCAGTGGTGTGCAGCTTCTGTGCGTGGGGATTCTGGGGCAATATCTGGCCCGGATTTATCTGGAGGTGAAGAATCGGCCGGTCTATCTGCTAAAAGAGACGGATGAGGAGGAAACAGAGAATGAAGGATAG
- a CDS encoding response regulator transcription factor, producing the protein MQNILVVEDDHDLNQAICYSLKKSGYGTYGAESAESGRTEFLRNRIDLVLLDVNLPDGEGFSFCRWIKSRKETPVIYLTARDMEEDVLTGYESGAEDYITKPFSMKILSRKIDVILKRTVLVSQLIFEDGYLSIDMDNVKVSVKGRECSVTPTECRLLRQFLLNRGQLLTYDLLLERLWDSGSQFVDRHALAVNINRLRGKIEDETHKYISNVYGMGYQWIG; encoded by the coding sequence ATGCAGAATATATTAGTCGTAGAGGACGATCATGATCTGAACCAGGCCATCTGTTATTCTCTGAAAAAGTCGGGATATGGAACTTATGGTGCTGAGTCTGCTGAGAGCGGACGGACAGAGTTCCTTAGAAACCGGATTGACCTGGTGTTGTTGGATGTGAATCTTCCCGATGGAGAAGGATTTTCTTTTTGCCGTTGGATAAAAAGCAGGAAGGAAACTCCGGTTATTTATCTGACAGCCAGAGATATGGAAGAAGATGTGCTGACGGGATATGAATCCGGTGCAGAAGATTATATTACAAAACCATTTTCAATGAAGATTTTGTCCAGGAAAATCGATGTGATTCTGAAAAGGACGGTTTTGGTCAGTCAACTGATCTTTGAAGATGGGTATTTATCTATAGACATGGATAATGTGAAGGTATCTGTGAAAGGTCGGGAATGTTCGGTGACACCAACAGAGTGCCGGCTGCTTCGGCAGTTCCTTTTGAATCGTGGACAACTGCTTACCTATGATCTGCTGTTAGAACGATTATGGGACAGCGGGAGTCAGTTTGTAGACAGGCATGCCCTAGCAGTCAACATTAACCGTCTGAGAGGAAAGATCGAAGATGAAACTCACAAATATATTTCAAATGTATATGGGATGGGATATCAATGGATTGGCTGA
- a CDS encoding YfhO family protein codes for MKDREWKIKKPMLFAEKYGILIFPLTAGILFLLQNTSHTIAGSQIDWISQHTVLAEYFRQRFYSTHEFFPQFASELGGGQNIYNFAYYGLYSPLVLLSYAFPFLSMEMWFQIMGILTYTADGVLCFLWLNRHLKKPYSICGAMFLMCSSAVVYHTYAQVMFVDYLPFLLLMLIGVDTLRKTKGKVLLIIGAMCTVMTSFYFAPAAFTAVGIYVLCGTKIESTGKGTGRLKSVLLFFKDCLWQLFPVFYGIVLSAFYLCPVLCTLAGGRSGGKDIQATDLFIPDVTVGKYLYNPYGLGMTAIAVMAVCMWIIRGRKIGKERWKLALLLAVIFLLPVFPWLLNGGLYARSKAFLPFLPLVCFLTAAFLETLSDQNRIFSGKQLLTGFVAAVAVLLYGAAGSSREEQFLLVLDLVMIGVGLLFTGTGLSSLFMRRGRPIKSKRLDRPGGLTAILTLMMALAVSIGTAVLSRDTHTERALIQELYDPGVRIAAETILSEESYAVRMEVRGDREYEKANQNRILTAGQNLTTCYSSVGNPWYTRFRQVIGLEKSTRNRLMLDAQRNPLFLRFMGVKYLIGGDCPEGWTEVPLSGDAENQKEKVSAGSQSRVYRQEKAAPLFYLTDQTMGEKAFQNLTWQEKQIDLLEYAIVPEQKESSQEKAGMENARKDAEDSLSECGVTFAGTESSDKTVSYTEAGKLRIRLKKAAAGKIFMERETQKGEYLFLSFQVKNNQSGKDVSVTVNGTKNKLSSIHTDYATGDDTFHYVFALPEGTRELSVIYGSGDYELEDISCLTGSVDEDRNRSLYQNPVQLTQSSSGNGYEGLVQADDSGWLVTSLPYDENFHITVDGKEIQPERLNTAFLGIHIQEGKHQVKIWYESAGSQAGLLLSGVAVVVGGIGIFLRILLRTTGQRRKARQELIRKK; via the coding sequence ATGAAGGATAGGGAATGGAAAATAAAAAAGCCCATGCTGTTTGCGGAAAAATACGGTATCCTGATATTTCCGCTGACTGCGGGGATTCTGTTCCTTCTACAGAATACGTCACATACCATCGCAGGATCGCAGATTGACTGGATCAGTCAGCACACAGTGCTGGCTGAATATTTCCGACAGCGTTTTTACAGCACCCATGAATTTTTCCCTCAGTTTGCATCGGAACTGGGCGGAGGGCAGAATATTTACAATTTTGCTTACTACGGGCTTTACAGCCCGTTGGTTCTTTTGTCATATGCGTTCCCTTTTCTTTCTATGGAAATGTGGTTTCAGATCATGGGAATCCTGACGTATACGGCAGACGGAGTGTTATGTTTCCTTTGGCTGAACCGCCATCTGAAGAAGCCGTACAGCATCTGCGGGGCAATGTTTTTGATGTGTTCTTCTGCTGTGGTGTACCATACCTACGCACAGGTTATGTTTGTGGATTACCTGCCCTTTCTTCTGCTCATGCTGATCGGGGTGGATACTCTCCGGAAAACGAAGGGTAAGGTTTTGTTGATTATAGGGGCAATGTGTACAGTTATGACCAGTTTCTACTTTGCACCTGCGGCGTTTACTGCAGTTGGAATTTATGTCCTGTGCGGTACAAAGATAGAAAGCACCGGAAAAGGAACGGGCAGACTTAAGAGCGTTCTGCTTTTTTTCAAAGATTGTCTGTGGCAGCTCTTTCCTGTTTTTTACGGGATCGTGTTGTCTGCTTTTTACTTGTGTCCGGTGTTGTGTACGCTGGCTGGGGGAAGGAGCGGTGGGAAAGACATCCAGGCCACGGATCTTTTTATCCCGGATGTGACGGTTGGAAAATACCTGTACAATCCTTATGGACTGGGCATGACGGCCATTGCAGTAATGGCAGTCTGCATGTGGATTATAAGAGGAAGGAAAATCGGAAAAGAACGGTGGAAACTGGCTCTTCTCCTGGCTGTGATCTTTCTCCTGCCAGTATTCCCCTGGCTTTTAAACGGCGGGCTGTATGCAAGAAGCAAAGCCTTCCTGCCATTCCTGCCGTTGGTATGTTTCCTGACAGCAGCATTTCTCGAAACGCTGTCGGATCAGAATCGGATATTCTCCGGAAAACAACTTCTTACTGGCTTTGTGGCGGCTGTAGCTGTGCTGCTTTATGGAGCTGCTGGATCCTCCAGGGAAGAACAGTTTCTTTTGGTCTTAGATCTGGTGATGATCGGTGTCGGTCTGCTTTTTACTGGTACCGGATTGAGTTCCCTTTTTATGAGAAGAGGGAGACCAATAAAGAGTAAGCGGTTGGATCGACCTGGTGGACTGACAGCGATCCTGACGTTGATGATGGCACTGGCAGTCAGTATAGGAACTGCAGTACTATCCCGGGATACCCATACCGAAAGGGCATTGATCCAGGAACTTTATGATCCTGGCGTGCGTATAGCGGCGGAAACGATCCTGTCAGAGGAATCTTATGCTGTCCGTATGGAAGTGCGGGGCGACAGGGAATATGAGAAGGCAAATCAGAATCGAATTCTGACAGCCGGACAGAATCTCACCACCTGTTATTCTTCCGTAGGAAACCCATGGTATACAAGGTTTCGTCAGGTAATCGGTCTTGAGAAGTCCACCCGGAACCGGCTGATGCTGGATGCACAGAGAAATCCTCTGTTCCTTCGGTTTATGGGTGTGAAATATCTGATCGGCGGTGACTGTCCGGAAGGCTGGACAGAAGTTCCCTTGTCCGGGGATGCAGAAAATCAGAAAGAGAAAGTATCAGCAGGCAGTCAGTCGCGGGTGTACCGTCAGGAGAAGGCAGCCCCTCTGTTTTATTTGACGGATCAGACGATGGGGGAGAAAGCATTTCAGAATCTGACATGGCAGGAGAAACAGATCGACCTGCTGGAGTATGCCATTGTGCCTGAGCAGAAGGAGAGCAGCCAGGAGAAAGCCGGAATGGAAAACGCAAGAAAGGATGCAGAAGATTCTCTCTCAGAATGTGGTGTTACATTTGCCGGAACAGAAAGTTCGGACAAGACGGTCAGTTACACGGAAGCCGGGAAACTCCGGATCCGATTGAAAAAGGCGGCTGCAGGTAAAATTTTCATGGAGAGGGAGACACAGAAAGGGGAATATCTGTTTCTTTCTTTCCAGGTGAAAAACAACCAGTCTGGAAAAGATGTAAGCGTGACGGTAAATGGGACAAAGAACAAGCTGAGCAGTATTCACACAGATTATGCAACCGGGGACGATACATTTCACTATGTATTTGCCCTGCCGGAAGGGACGAGGGAACTATCGGTTATCTATGGATCAGGAGATTATGAACTGGAAGACATCTCCTGCCTGACCGGATCTGTGGATGAGGACAGAAACCGGAGTCTGTATCAGAATCCGGTACAGTTGACGCAAAGCAGCTCCGGCAATGGCTATGAAGGACTGGTGCAGGCAGATGATTCCGGGTGGCTGGTCACATCCTTGCCCTATGATGAAAACTTTCACATAACCGTGGATGGAAAAGAGATACAGCCGGAAAGGCTAAATACCGCTTTTCTCGGTATACACATCCAGGAGGGAAAACATCAGGTGAAGATCTGGTATGAGTCTGCCGGAAGTCAGGCAGGACTGCTCTTAAGTGGTGTGGCAGTTGTAGTGGGAGGTATCGGTATATTTCTGAGAATACTTCTGAGAACAACCGGACAAAGGAGAAAAGCACGACAGGAATTAATTAGGAAAAAGTGA